One window of the Hyperolius riggenbachi isolate aHypRig1 chromosome 5, aHypRig1.pri, whole genome shotgun sequence genome contains the following:
- the LOC137519609 gene encoding LOW QUALITY PROTEIN: threonine synthase-like 1 (The sequence of the model RefSeq protein was modified relative to this genomic sequence to represent the inferred CDS: inserted 5 bases in 3 codons; deleted 1 base in 1 codon; substituted 1 base at 1 genomic stop codon) has translation MYKSLFSLPAPHTEPEKLWHSTLSSLVGDQNLILMGPPGSGKTSVGRILGQRLGCPSIDVDDDVLEKDWSQSVSTKLQEVGDEQFLEEEGRALLKFTASGSVISLTGSNPLHASSMEHIKKNSIVVYLDVSSLDIIERLERMKVDRIVGQKSGASIGDILQKRKPFYKKWHDLRVLCQARDTLETVADKVIDAVKKYQEAATDTFNSTRSEGSEDHAVKPDAKVFSDVVIEGLAGDGGXFVPTNGLPMLTAGEWKRLVKXSYVDRAQVILERCIHPTDIPLGHLEEIIEMAYGENFACXHLSGNQLILELFHRPTASFKDLALQFMPHLFAYCIPKVCNYLILVATTGDTGSAVLDGFSRLSDLDRQRIAAIGLYPENGISQVHKSQIIACQADNGLALGIKSDFDFCQXLSGFLTAEYGTSLSTANSINWARLLPQVVYHASAYLDLVEQGVVSFGDPVDVCIPTGNFGNILATYSAKQMGIPFRKFICASNQNHVLTHFIKTENYDLMGQNLLPSYSPAIDILKSSNLERYLHSISNQNGHLVSKLYNQLQSDGHFQLPDHLLRYLQNDMVGAWCSEADCLSAIRSVHSATGYIMDTHTAVAKVVADRVQDRTCSVIISCTAHYSKFAPVILEALRIEDIKENLLSQLHVLNSFQPLPPALKSLLTRLQNEDSFKGST, from the exons ATGTACAAGTCTCTATTTTCGTTGCCAGCACCACATACCGAGCCGGAAAAATTATGGCATTCCACTCTCAGCTCCCTTGTGGGAGACCAGAATCTAATCTTGATGGGACCTCCGGGATCTGGGAAGACCTCTGTCGGAAGAATACTTGGACAGAGGTtgggatgccccagtatagatgtaGATGATGATGTCCTTGAAAAAGACTGGAGTCAGAGTGTTTCCACTAAATTGCAGGAAGTCGGTGATGAGCAGTTTTTAGAAGAGGAAGGAAGAGCACTTCTAAAGTTTACAGCATCTGGAAGTGTCATTTCCCTCACGGGTTCCAATCCTCTTCATGCCAGCAGCATGGAGCACATAAAGAAAAATAGTATAGTTGTTTATCTGGATGTCAGTTCGCTGGACATCATAGAGAGGCTGGAGAGAATGAAAGTGGATCGTATAGTTGGCCAAAAGTCTGGAGCTTCCATTGGCGACATACTTCAGAAAAGGAAACCTTTTTATAAAAAGTGGCACGATTTGCGCGTGCTTTGTCAGGCCAGAGATACGTTAGAAACCGTGGCCGATAAAGTAATTGATGCAGTTAAAAAATATCAGGAGGCCGCCACCGATACTTTTAATTCTACAAGGTCTGAAGGTTCTGAAGATCACGCTGTGAAACCTGACGCAAAAGTCTTcagtgatgttgtcattgagggtTTAGCTGGTGATGGTGG CTTTGTTCCCACAAATGGTCTACCAATGCTCACTGCTGGGGAGTGGAAGAGACTGGTCAAATAAAGTTATGTTGATAGGGCACAGGTCATTTTGGAAAGATGTATCCACCCCACTGATATCCCCCTCGGTCAT TTAGAAGAAATTATTGAAATGGCTTACGGTGAAAATTTTGCTT GACATCTGTCTGGTAATCAGTTAATTCTTGAACTATTTCATAGACCAACTGCTTCTTTTAAAGACTTGGCATTGCAGTTCATGCCTCACCTGTTTGCTTACTGCATCCCAAAAGTGTGCAACTATCTAATCCTTGTGGCCACTACTGGAGACACAGGCAGTGCTGTTCTAGATGGGTTTAGCCGCCTTAGTGACCTTGACAGGCAAAGGATTGCTGCCATCGGTCTCTACCCTGAAAATGGAATAAGCCAGGTCCACAAATCGCAGATCATTGCCTGTCAAGCAGATAATGGTTTGGCCCTTGGTATCAAATCTGATTTTGACTTTTGCCA GCTTTCTGGATTTCTTACAGCTGAATACGGTACCTCACTAAGTACAGCTAATTCCATAAACTGGGCCAGACTTCTGCCTCAGGTGGTCTACCATGCATCTGCCTATCTTGATTTGGTTGAACAAGGTGTTGTAAGTTTTGGGGACCCTGTTGATGTTTGTATTCCCACTGGGAACTTTGGCAACATACTTGCCACATATTCCGCAAAACAAATGGGAATTCCCTTTCGAAAATTCATCTGTGCCTCCAACCAAAACCACGTTTTGACTCATTTTATAAAAACTGAAAACTATGATCTCATGGGTCAGAATTTGCTGCCATCCTACTCCCCAGCCATAGATATCCTTAAGTCTTCGAACCTGGAGAGGTATTTACATTCCATCTCTAATCAGAATGGACATTTGGTCAGTAAACTCTATAATCAATTACAAAGTGATGGTCATTTTCAGCTGCCAGATCATTTGCTCAGATATCTCCAGAATGACATGGTTGGGGCCTGGTGTTCAGAGGCAGACTGCTTGTCTGCCATCCGGTCTGTGCACAGTGCAACAGGATACATCATGGACACTCACACAGCAGTTGCCAAAGTTGTGGCTGACCGGGTGCAAGACCGTACTTGTTCTGTTATCATTTCATGTACAGCACATTATTCCAAGTTTGCACCTGTTATTTTGGAGGCTTTAAGGATTGAAGACATTAAGGAAAACCTACTGAGCCAGCTCCATGTGTTAAATTCTTTCCAACCCTTGCCTCCTGCTCTCAAGTCTTTGTTAACAAGGCTTCAAAATGAAGACTCTTTTaaggggtctacatga